Part of the Bacillus cereus group sp. RP43 genome is shown below.
GCTTGTGCAAAGAAGTTAGGTGGGAGATCAACTGCCCGTTAATGCCCGATTGGTTCAACTAATAATCAGTGGGGGATGAACAAAATCCCCACTGATTAAAGTTTCACTTTATTACATATTACATTTTTACTTGAAAAGGTAGAAGGTGAAATTACGCTACCTTCTAACGAGTTTGATCATAACCCGATTCATGATGTGCAAATGGTAGCGATAGAAAATTTAAGTAGTTATGGTTTTTCTGAGAGGTTCACTAAACTTGCATCTGAAAAATTCTTGAACGCAGGAAGTTATCAAGGATTAAAACAAAATATTGGTTTGTAAATATTAGGAGGAGGCTGTTATTGTGCAGCAGCCTCCTCTTACTCTATAAGTTGTGTTTATATTCGTATTTTGTCGGTAAATCGATATTTCTTATAGAATCGTTGATATATTGCGAGTTGTAATAGATATATTTGCAGAATCGTTCATATAATTTCATTTACTGTACTACTTTGCACGGAGCAGAAAAGAGAAGTGGATGTCACACAGTTCAATGACATCCACTTCATAAAATAATCTACACTGCAGATTGTAAAGAAGAAACAAGTTGATTTAAAAACTCGTCACCAGTCATAATCGCTTTTCCACCGCCACGAGCACTTTTTTTATTTCCGCCACCTTTTCCTTCAATAGAAGGAAGGGCATCTTTTAAAAGAGCATTCATATCGAGTATCACTGCTTTACCACAAGCAAGAATACATTGTAATTTGTCCTCATTTTCAATAACGAAATATGTAATTGCATGCTCTTGTTGTTCTGTAATAATAGCGGAAAGTTTTGCGATTTCTTGCATAGAGCGATTTATAAATGCCTTAGAGATAAGTGTTCCAGCATGTATTTCTGCAGGTTGTTGTAATAGTTCATTTGCTTCTGCAAATAATAATTTTTCATTCATTGTTTGTATTGCTTTTTCGTTTTCTTTTTGAGAAGCAAGAAGTTGTGCCACTTTTGCTGGAATATCAGTTTCGCTACTGTTTAATTGTTTAGAAACATCTTTCATAATTTGTTGCTGTTGCCCCATTAATTTAAGGGTGCGCCAACCAGCGATAAATGTTAAGCGTATACCACCTTTATTGCGCTCCCATCCTAGTACTTGAATAGGACCTACTTCACCAGTGTGTTTCGGATGCGTTCCACCACAGCCGTTGTAATCATAGTTTTCGATAATAACAACACGTATATTTTCTGTCATAGTTGGTTCTTTACGAAGAGGTAATGTTTTCGCTTCTTCTAAGTTCATCCACTCTATACGGATCGGATGGTTTTCAAAAACAATGTTATTGGCAATTTGCACTGCTTTTTCAACCGTTTCTGTAGGCAGGTTTGTCGTTTCTAAATCAATTGTTATAGTTTCTTTTCCAAGATGGAATCCAATTGTCGGTATGTTAAAGTGATCCCAAAATGCAGCAGATAAAATGTGCTGAGCTGCATGTTGCTGCATATGATCAAAACGGCGCTCCCAATTGATTTTTCCTTCTACTTTTTCTGTATGTAATTGTTCTACTATGAAATGACGAATTTCTCCATTTACTTCTTCAACGTTAATTACCGGAATACCATTTAAAGTTCCAGTGTCATGTGGTTGTCCGCCGCCTGTTGGATAAAATGCAGTTTCATTTAAGACAACATATAAGTTTCCTTCTGTACAATAATCTTGCTTTATAACTTTAGTAGTAAAGTCTTTCTTATAAGTGTCAGCGTAATATAATTTTTGCTCCAAGTTTCTTTCCCCTTTCGTGTTAGCTAGTTTCATTGTAAAGCAATTGAAATTAGTTTCCTAATATTTCAGAAGAAAGAAACTTTTTTTAGAATTTTCTTGCTATAATAAGAAGAAAATGCGGGGGTGGAATGAATATGTTATATGAAAGCGGTGTAGATAAACTGCTTAGTTTAAGCAGAAATATTTCCGAATTATATCGAGAACTAAATGAAATGACCCGGATTTTAACGGATTGTAACCGAGAAAGTGTGAAGTTTGATCGGTTATATGTAAAGGAGTTACTTTGGAAGAAAGAAGATGTGATAGAGAAGTATGATCAATTACTTGTGCAGCTTTGTATTAACGAATGCTTTGATTTGAAAAGTGTAATTACTGGCGAATATAAGTATACATATGAAGAAGTGGAAAGCATTGTTTTACAATTTAATGAAAAGTATAATGTAGCCATTTTAATTAAAGATATTTGTAAAGAATTACAGTTTACATATGGCATTGATATGGACATATCGAGAACGGCTCGGGTGCAAACATCTCAAGTATAAAAGGAAAAAGAAAGCAGATCCTTTGCTTTCTTTTTTTATGTAGGAAAAGGGAGAGTAGGTTAGAGATGAAGGGGAAGTTGCAACAGATTCATCCGCTTGGAATGACAATTATAATAGGGACTCTATTTGCGAGGTTTGCCACTTCAATGAGTATTCCTTTTTTAGCAATTTATTTAACGACTGTTAAAGGTGTGTCAGCTGGAAT
Proteins encoded:
- a CDS encoding DHHA1 domain-containing protein, which codes for MEQKLYYADTYKKDFTTKVIKQDYCTEGNLYVVLNETAFYPTGGGQPHDTGTLNGIPVINVEEVNGEIRHFIVEQLHTEKVEGKINWERRFDHMQQHAAQHILSAAFWDHFNIPTIGFHLGKETITIDLETTNLPTETVEKAVQIANNIVFENHPIRIEWMNLEEAKTLPLRKEPTMTENIRVVIIENYDYNGCGGTHPKHTGEVGPIQVLGWERNKGGIRLTFIAGWRTLKLMGQQQQIMKDVSKQLNSSETDIPAKVAQLLASQKENEKAIQTMNEKLLFAEANELLQQPAEIHAGTLISKAFINRSMQEIAKLSAIITEQQEHAITYFVIENEDKLQCILACGKAVILDMNALLKDALPSIEGKGGGNKKSARGGGKAIMTGDEFLNQLVSSLQSAV